A stretch of DNA from Caretta caretta isolate rCarCar2 chromosome 24, rCarCar1.hap1, whole genome shotgun sequence:
TCTGACTGTGATACAGGCTCTCTGGGAACATCCCCTTCTTATTGCCAGGCCCCAGGCTCCCACAGGCCAGCCCCACGGCTCTGCTACTTCAAGGCTGGGTCCCTGGGTCCAGGACATCTGTTTCGTACCGTGGCTCTTTCAGCAGGTCCCAAAGCGTTTGCACCCACGTTGGAGGCTGAACTGACGTTCTCCTGTGTAGCTCCCAGCCTGTGCGTgccaaagtgggaattttcttaGTGTTTTGTCTGAagcctgtgtgtgcctcagtttcccccgtgtGTTGCACAAGAATCTAGGTGGTGGGACAAGGGTGTGTGGTTGTGCAGAGACCCCAAGAGGGCAGGTGGGAATGCCATGTCCTCTAGCTGCCTGGGCCTAGACAATGGCTGGACACTCTGTATCCTGACCACAAAGGGCTGGGGCCCATTTGGGCAAGGgccagctggaggagctggggaacaGCGAAAAGTGGAGGCCAGGTGACCCATTGCCCAGGGTGGAGGAGGAGTGGAGGAGGGGCACTGGGTGTGACGGAGGGTGGGCTGCTGGAAGCTGGGTGGTCTCCTGGGTTgggaattggggggtgggggagcccagggctctgggtccccccaagatggactttcCCGAACCTCCCTGCTTACTGTGCTAACAGTctctgttctacgctgtgtttCCGATGACTAGTATCCTGTCTGTGTCACAGGCTGGCTGAGGGTCACTGCTGACTGTGAAGTTGGAGTGCATGGCCCCTTTTGGGGGGCAGGTAAGCCTTCCCCAGGTGTCTCATTGAGGGGCACTCCCTGCGGGGAGCTCACAGTGTGAACAGAGGGCTGAATGCGCTGAGGTCAGAGGCTGGCCCTGGTGAGAATCTGGCCCGAGGGGAGTCACTGCAGGAGGGTCCTGTCTGAATTTCATTCCGAGCGGTTCCTGAGCAAAGAGCTTGGGTGCCCGGGACACTGGGCTGCCTAATTTCCCGACTAGGGTCTTTCTAGGTCTTATCTTAGGGCACGGAACTGCTTTCATTCGAGGGGagactaaaatgattagggcCATTCAGCCTGGCAAAGAGACGACTCAGGGGGGACGCGACAGAGGGCTAGAAAATCATGCCATGGCTTGGGGACAGTCACTAGAGAACTGCTATTTCCCCTGTCCCACAGCACccaaaccaggggtcaccccatGAAACGAACAGGCAGCAGGTGTCATACAAACAAGAGACCGTGCTTTTTCccacaacacacagttaacctgtggaactcattgccaggggatgtggaGATGGGCAACAGTATAagcgggttcaaaaaagaacgagataaattcctggaggaggAGAAGTCAGGGGTGGGTCTCTCCTAAATTGCCATGTTCTGGGCACTGCCCCTGAAGTTCTGGATGttccactgtcagagacaggactctGGACTAGCCATGGCCGCTCTGATATTCTTAACTGGCTTCTTGATGGCACCACCCACGAGAATTACATTTTTCcccatttaaataaattttaaaaaatacaaagagtttggtctccagtttgttttattcagTGCAACAACATCAAGGGGATCTGAGTCCAGCCAGGAGCCGAGAACATGCGGCGGGGCAAGGGGCTAACGCAGGCCGCAGGGTGTATTTGAGTGCAGTGTCACCCGCGGCACTGGGTGGGGATTCAGGagagcagcttcaacaggaggaGCCCAGCGAGGGCTGGGAGGAAAAGCCCGGTTGCTCCTGGAGCCACGCCCGCCGTGCCGGAGGCCACTGTGCATTTGTCTGTGGTTAGATTCGAACTGATCTCTGCAAAGGCTGATGAGCCCACTTTTAAGGGGAGGCACAGGGACTCGGAAACGCAGCCCTTCATGACCATCTGCATTGGGCTTCCACctgcgtgggggtgggaggggaagcaggcgATTGTCAGGGGAGCAGCTCCATTCCTCAAGCTGGAGCAAGACACAACAGACTCCCCCTCCTCAGGGCCCCAtccaaactccccccaccccagcctccatCTACCCATTTGCTCTGCTCCCCCACAGCCTGTCTGGCCCTGGATGGCTGCCCCCTCTGACACAGACTCACTGTGTGTCCTTGACCAAGTCACTTGCAGCCCCAATCTGAAGCCCGCCAACAACACCTGGATTGGATGAGGCCTGTATTAGCCCAACAGTTCACCTACAAAGCAGCAAGTCAGTGCTGGTGGAAGAAGTGGGATCTCTAAAACAGGTGGTTTTGTAGTCAGTTAAGGCAACATGATGGGACTGCACAAAACTAGGGtcagttcccagccctgccacagccttcctgtgtgaccttgggcaagtcacggcattgctcagtgcctcagtttccccacctcttAAATGGGAAGAATGATCGCCACTGTGCCTACAGAGATTGCAGGTTCTCTGGGGCACAGACTATATCTCCCTATCAGTTTTTAGTGCCCAGCACAGCGTGGGTCCCTTATCTTCATTGTGGGTCTGCACAGTGCCCGGCACGACAGGGGCTCCCAGGACTAAGCCAGTCCCTACCACGAAGAGTTTACAGACTAAACTACAGACAGGCAACAGCTGGGAGGAGAACCAGAGGCCCAGGGAGGGGGAGacactggcccaaggtcacaccggaGGCCAgcgctgggaacagaacccaggtgtcctgatctGCAGCCGATACGTTTACCTAGCGGCCTCCACCCAGCGTCCCGCTTCTGCCccacggggtgtgggggggggacggacagCGAAGGAAAAATAACCCCAGAATAAATGAAGAGATGTTACCAATCGTTACCGTTCCAACGGCGTCAAGACATCGGGTCTCGGCTCCTGTACACTTGACGGTCTCTTCATGGCACTGCTCTGTGGACAAAGCGTAGCAGCCAGGGCAGCTCCGGCCATTGGGTTTGGTGTCCGCCGGGGGCACTGGGAAGAAGCGGAGCAAACGCAGTCAGCTCGGGGGACGAGCCCCAGGACGGGTCGGGGCCGGgagagcagctgggggctgcagaGCTCAGTCCCGGGGGCCCCCTCCAGGGGGCGCTGTAGCTCCGGGGAcgccgggggcagcaggggccggggaggggtttgcagcagggagccctggatCCCGCCCCAGGGTGGGGCCAGCTGGGTTCACACCTGGTGAGCTCCACCCACCAACCTCCACACACCCAGGGTCTCAGTGTTATTCAATGGGGCACCCCCTGCCGGGCGGGAGGCTCAGTCTCAGGAAGTTAACATGGGGTAGGTTCCAGgcatcaggaggtgcagggggaTCGAGGCTGAGAGGCGGAGATGGGGAGATTTACGTGTAACATTGACGGTTTTGCAGGCATCTCCCACGCAGCAGGCGATGATCGTGCTTGATGTCACTTCATTCCCAAAATTCATAGAGACGGGACCGGCTTTACATTGGCTGGACATCACACAGCCCTTGAGAATGGTTTGGGTCTTCATTCCCGCTGCCCAGGAGGAGAAGACAGAGATTTATTCCCCTTCCACTCCCACCCCATCAACGCCCTCTTCACAATGATAGCCCTGTGCCATTATCCTTCCTCTacccctggggaaactgaggcacagggaggggaagcaaCTTACCCAAGGTCCCGCAGGGCTAGACAAAGCGATTCCAACACCTGGAATCCGGGGGCCCCAGATCTCCTGCCCATAAACTCCTTTAGTTACCAGAGTTTCCACCGGGGGTATGTGGAATGCTGCTGAAATCCCAATACCGGGCATCCCGCTCACCCCTTAGCTAGCCCACGGTGGGAGTCACAAACTAAATGTTCCCCTGCCGATAAaacctgcagggcctgatccaggagATGCCCTCAAAGCACGCCCTCCGGATTGGGCCCTACACAAAGTCCAgccgggggggggaagaagggggggggtgTTTCCCATATACTCAAGAGACCAGTGGACGTGGGGGAATCAGGTTCCAGGGAATGTTTTATTTCATACAATGTGGGGCGGCTTCAACAAAGGAGACAGAGAGACCCACCCGGATCCAGGGGGCCAGGCACAACCGTAGGAGGGGAGGGATCTGGGCTGAAGCCCCCAGGCTGATTCGGGCCAagtggggatttgaacttggCTCCCCCATGACCCAGCTGAGTGCCTAGCcactggggtctcagggcagcccctcctccaccactctcATCTGCAAGGAAGGGCTGACCCGGTCCAGACACCCAACTCCCGGCGAGGGGTTCCCAGGGGTTCCCAGCTGTGGGCACACCCCTCTCCTCGGCATTTCCTATTGTCTGGCTTAGGTGGCTTCCACTCAGTGTGCTGGATTTTGCGGATCCCATCCAGAGTGGGCCCCTGGCCCACGGGCTGGTTAGTCACCTGGATTGATTCCCAAGCGCAGCTACGGTGGACCCATGTGGCCACCAGAGGCTTCAGTGACAGCCACCGTGATTTTGGGGGTCCCGGAGCCCACTGCCCTGGCACCCGGCTCTGCCCCCTGGAGCAGCACTGTGGGCCCGGTGGTGCTTCCTTAGAGTGCCATAGGACGGCTGGCTCTGTCCGTTGGAGGGAGGAGCtggctctctctcctctccccctttgCCGTGATGGAAATAGAAAATCGTTCCCTGATATTTACAACGGCTTCGCTAGGAAAAATGTCCAAGACGCTTTCTTACAGCAAACTCATTCTGCTCAATTCATACAGTTAGTCGCAACCGTGTCCCGTTGGTGGTATTCTACCTAGCACCTCTTCTTTACACAGTACGGGTGTCCGCCTTTACGGACGCGGCCCGTCAAACTGTTGCCAGGATTGTATCTGAACTGTCCAAACTGCAAACCCCGCGAATTTTCTGTGACTGCCTGGGCCTTTCGTTTGAGACCCACTGTTCACAATGCTGAGTCTAAGCCCCATTGGGAGGTAGCCCACAGGGTCTGGCAtagaaacccaggagtcctggctcccagtcattGCCTGTTCGAACCCAGccaccccactcctgtcccagagGAAGGTgtagaatagaacccaggagtcctggctccccagccTGTTCCCTGACCCATGTTGATAAGGATCCATTTCACCTACCCActatgacttcagtgagaaagaTGCCACAAAAGTCTTGTCCAGGGGTGCAGGTCTGCATGCTGCCCGTGCAGTTGTTTCCAACTCCAGTACAAACCTCACACTGCAGACAGGCccctggagaaggagagagaacatGACAGGTCTAGATTTGTCCCTTCCTTGCCCCCTCACTTTCTCTTGAATTTTATTGGGGATCTCGCCCCATTGACACCAACGGAGCTATGGTCCTTTGACCCAGCTGGGGATCGTGCAGAAATGCCTTTCATATTGTCTTGAGCTCATGTTAGTGAGATTCAGATCTGCTGCCTTTCAGacaaacttgggggggggggggggaaatcccctTTCAGGAATATCCTTGGTCTCTGGCCAGCTCTGAAATGTGTCCAGTCAGGACACATTTCTAGGGATTGAAAGAATAAATATTCCTCCCATTTCCAGTCATCTCCTCCTCGGACGTTGTCACTCAGACGCTCCCGGCTCAGCCCCGGTTATGCTGTGGCTGCTTTTCGGTTACGTTCAGGAACAGTTCTACACAACAGGCAGCTCTGAGCTGTTGGTACGTTGGAGACGTTAGGAAATCAGCCCCTGTAGGAACAGCCCCCCCTCACCCGTAGCCAGGAGAGCAGCGAGGATGCAGACAGCAAGAGAAGCCTCCATGGTGATGGGGAAGCAGGAGATCGACAGTGGTGTCTCCGATGCAGCCAAATCTCTGGCTGGGGAATTGATCACAGCTGGGCTGAAATGAGATCAGAAGAGAGATTGGACATGCATGATCCGGTCGACAGGGGTGTGGAACCACCGAGCCATTTGCCACAGTTCTGAGGTAGCCTCACTTCTGACCCCTTCGTGGCTGGTATGTTCGTGGCACCCACACAGATAAGTCAGGGAGAAACCTGAATGCTCCTGCTGGAAGGTTGCAGCGTAAGGTGACTCTGTTTCTGGGCATCCAGGACAATCACCCACAAGAACACAaacaagagagagacaaagcaggctgctcacTAAACAGtgggagacaaagcaggctgctccctagaCAGCGggagacaaagcaggcagctgcccaTGGCAGCAAGAGACAACTCAGCCCACTTTGTTCTTGGCTAGTTCTTTGCAGGCTGCCTCTGGTCCCATgcttccctgcagagcccccaAGACTGCCAGCAGGACCAGGAAGCCACActctctccccctcacctcccttaAAGTGATATCGTGCCATTGCAAACAGTCCTCAACACAAAACATCCATTAACAGTCatatggtggaggagtggggctaggagccaggagtcctgagttcTATCCTGAGCTCTGGAAcgggagcagggtctagtggttacagcgggagggacagggagccaggactcctgggttctgcctgCAGTTCCAGGAGGAGAGGAGAGTCTAGTGGGTTAAagcaggagccaggactcccagaTTCTATCCTTGGTTgcagaaggggagtggggtcttgtggttagagcacAAGCAGATCAGAGGGGTATCACTTACCAAACGCTCCTTAGAGTAAAGTTTGCCTGGGTGAAGTCAGTGGCGAATTCTGCAGCGTGGAAAAGCTGTACCCGTCTCTCCCTGTTTCCTATTACACAGGGGCTGTCCCTGCCTCTCTCATTTTATAGAAGGGCTCAGGTACCTGCTGTGATGCAATATAGAAGCCTTAACGGATCTGCACCCTTTAGAGTCTGTACGTTCCTGTTCCCCTCGCCAGCCCTGTACGTGGACTTCTGTGCACGCTGACaaattctcctcccttcctcccggGAAATCGAATTGGGGAATGAGTGAAAGcaactccccttggaaggcttgGGGTGGCGACGAGGGGTAGCCAGTCACATGTCTGAGGGAAGGAACAGggcagcaggactcctgggttctgtttctgatgACATCTAGATTAAGGACAGGACTTTTGCATCCTACTCCAGTCCTTGGGAGAAGCAAGATCCAGTGGTGAGAGAActgggggtgggagccaggatgcctggatTCTATAGAGTGGAAAACAGGGCACAGTGAAGTAGGGTCGGGTGGGCCTTGGAAATCTGGGTTCCATAAGGATGTGGGTCTAGTGAGTTAATGCAGGAGGAAGGCGGCCTgcaggtcaggactcctgggttccatagAGAAGTGAGGGGGGTGTCAAGTAGTTAAACCTCattgtcaggactcctgggttctctccccagctctggggagggtctgggggctagtgggttagagcagggggataGGAGCAAGGACACTAGGGTTCTGTTCTCAGCGGGAAGCAGGATTGTGTGGGTTAGACTTTCAatctttccagacaactgtacccctttccgGACTCGGATTTGttttgcgtacccccaagtttcccctcacttaaaaacgacttgctgacaaaatcagacataaaaagacCAAAGcgtcacagccacactattactggcaaattgcttcctttctcgtagttaccatataattataaaataaatcgattgAGACATGAATAttatgcttacatttcagtggacagtgtatagagcagtgtaaacaagtcatgGTCTGTATGAacttttagtttgcactgacttcgctcATGCTTTTTAtgtggcctgttgtaaaactaggcaaatgtctagatgagttgatgcaccccctggaagacctgtgcgtacccccaggggtacacagacCCTTGCCTGAGAATCACTGGATTAGagaaaagtcagcaatttttcagtaagagtgtgctgtgacttttggttttttttatttctgcttttgtcagcaagtcgtttttaagtgaggagaaacttggggtatgcaacacaaatcagactccaaaaaggggtacagttgtctggaaaggttgagagccactgggttaGATCAGGGCTTCGACcgaggactcctggcttctcttccCAGCTCCACCAAACACTCTATGTCCTTGGGAAAGTCACAGGACCCGTCTCTCCTTTCCATTGTAAACATTATCACAATattgaccccccctccccaccagatcTCATAATAACCTTTGCAAAGTTCCTGGTACATTGAAGTGCTGGGCATGGGGAGGGCTAAAGCTCTGAGGGTGGTTTTGGTCCTTTCCCCGCGTTTGTTCCATTGACACTCACGTTCAGCCCCGTTTAAACACAGAGCAGAACAGAGGGACCTGGGCATGGAGAACAGCCAGGGCCCTGCAATGCAGTCGAGATTCTACCAGGCTGGCAAAGTCATGCCGGGGATTCCCATCATCTTCCTAATGACCTTGACAACAGCTCTGGTTTCAAGTGGGTTGTAATTTGTaaagtttttggctgaaaacagaacaatttttgACCAGAAACTGCCAAAAACAAATcaattttaaaccaaaaaaagtcaaaaacttAAAAACGTTTGAGTTCACAAGTGAAACATTTTTAGCGAAAACTTCC
This window harbors:
- the LOC142069986 gene encoding phospholipase A2 inhibitor NAI-like codes for the protein MEASLAVCILAALLATGACLQCEVCTGVGNNCTGSMQTCTPGQDFCGIFLTEVIVAGMKTQTILKGCVMSSQCKAGPVSMNFGNEVTSSTIIACCVGDACKTVNVTLPPADTKPNGRSCPGCYALSTEQCHEETVKCTGAETRCLDAVGTVTIGGSPMQMVMKGCVSESLCLPLKVGSSAFAEISSNLTTDKCTVASGTAGVAPGATGLFLPALAGLLLLKLLS